From one Magnolia sinica isolate HGM2019 chromosome 18, MsV1, whole genome shotgun sequence genomic stretch:
- the LOC131233512 gene encoding 21 kDa protein-like, with amino-acid sequence MKEMEACFSNILSSSFAIVALLTLLHLTSLTKTCSAARALHHTNTNTQFIRTSCVATTYPRVCYNSLSAYATDIQTSPKQLAHTALSVTLTGAQSTSAMMSKLSARHGLRPGEVGAMRDCIENMGDSIDELRQSLEEMDHLSGPHFDFQMSNIQTWVSAALTDEDTCMDGFDGDAMNGKVKNIVRGQIVKMAQLTSNALALVNNLASTQSKSP; translated from the coding sequence ATGAAAGAGATGGAAGCTTGTTTTAGTAatattctttcttcttccttcgcTATAGTAGCTCTTCTCACTCTCCTACACCTCACCTCCCTCACGAAGACGTGCTCAGCAGCAAGAGCCCTTCACCACACCAACACAAACACTCAATTCATCCGAACTTCGTGTGTCGCTACCACATACCCACGTGTGTGCTACAACTCGCTCTCCGCCTACGCCACCGACATCCAAACGAGCCCCAAGCAATTGGCCCACACAGCTTTGTCCGTGACCCTAACTGGGGCCCAGTCAACCTCGGCCATGATGTCAAAACTATCGGCCAGGCACGGTTTAAGGCCTGGAGAGGTGGGCGCCATGAGGGACTGCATAGAGAACATGGGAGACTCCATAGACGAGCTTAGGCAATCACTGGAGGAGATGgaccaccttagtgggccccacttcgatTTTCAAATGAGCAACATACAAACGTGGGTGAGCGCCGCACTGACGGACGAGGATACGTGCATGGACGGATTCGATGGCGATGCGATGAACGGAAAGGTTAAGAACATTGTGAGGGGCCAGATAGTGAAGATGGCCCAGCTGACTAGCAATGCGTTAGCCCTCGTCAACAACCTTGCCTCCACTCAATCAAAATCACCCTAG